The Nitrospinota bacterium genome includes a region encoding these proteins:
- a CDS encoding cyclic nucleotide-binding domain-containing protein — protein sequence MERTKQNVMNLLRELPFFDSFDDADIQAFAPYLSLRQVEEGSTLFNEGDMGNYLFFIVEGVMEIILTAENRQQKVVATYGPGASIGEMALIDEYERSAAVRATTACEILILTKSKFDMLQDDNPRVAMKIMKGLARNISLRLRATQGRFRDII from the coding sequence ATGGAACGTACCAAACAGAATGTGATGAACCTGCTGCGGGAGTTGCCATTTTTTGATTCGTTTGACGACGCGGATATCCAGGCCTTTGCCCCGTACCTGAGCCTGCGGCAGGTGGAGGAGGGGAGCACCCTGTTCAACGAAGGGGATATGGGGAACTATCTTTTTTTTATCGTGGAAGGGGTGATGGAGATTATCCTCACCGCCGAGAACCGGCAGCAGAAAGTCGTCGCCACCTACGGCCCCGGCGCATCCATCGGCGAGATGGCGCTCATCGACGAGTATGAGCGTTCCGCCGCCGTCCGCGCCACCACCGCGTGCGAAATCCTGATCCTCACCAAGTCGAAATTCGACATGTTGCAGGACGATAACCCGCGGGTGGCTATGAAGATAATGAAGGGGCTGGCCCGCAACATCAGCCTGCGCCTGCGCGCCACGCAGGGACGTTTCCGGGATATTATTTGA
- a CDS encoding HEAT repeat domain-containing protein: MFDGFKIKRLVSQILSSPGQDTSPYVRSLRTYGADGLDALVEAFVAHKITDADFERCFTAFYEREQMELFIGLLGHPKELVRSLTRGILEKKAAHTAIPRLVERLKEQNVMLRRGIADLLKKIGSSAALDKLTPYLQENDKELKGIVIGLIAELGGAQAAGYLMPLMSSPDWWLRKKAVEAICKVKDSASIGPLVDLLKAERDPKIKMTVIQTLGQIGNAVAARAILSSIGDNDLVVRQMVVEALENIADESLVPEIINSMREADVNVRRAGVEILSKLKSVDSAETLIRCIQDSDWWVREIAIDALALVNKPEVGSRVRELFASPDENVRRAAVEYFNRLPDPATFDALAAVLKDPDWWVREKAVSALGKLRDERAIDLVMELRNDYDVRWVVPQALGDIGGALAVEHLCDFMDDPERNVRMEALKSLGKIKDKNTLGVIKASVKDSDGDIRDLALQIIKDMTGHAVKANQIIAEQTREKWSGGSTIFTSPFMDGARVRVEAILVLDLANSTDIGAKYGDEFAFRLTNRLVEETKPLSTKHRARFTKSTGDGYLMAFNEIAHAVNFARDILDTLKKSNAAHPPQERIDVRIAINVGETRIDDKGDRLGTAVNMTFRVEGVKPKDLIPDEGGMKPEEMPLLNRILVTEPVKQDLEKNGLAKTRLIGFFELKGIPGRHRIYQVTAD; this comes from the coding sequence ATGTTTGACGGATTTAAAATAAAACGGCTGGTGAGCCAGATTCTCAGCTCGCCGGGGCAGGATACCAGCCCCTATGTGCGGTCGTTGCGCACGTATGGCGCGGATGGGCTTGATGCGCTGGTGGAAGCCTTTGTGGCGCATAAAATCACCGATGCCGATTTCGAACGCTGTTTCACCGCTTTTTACGAACGCGAGCAGATGGAGCTTTTCATCGGCCTTTTGGGACACCCCAAGGAACTGGTGCGCTCGCTTACCCGCGGGATACTGGAAAAGAAGGCCGCGCATACCGCTATTCCCCGCCTTGTCGAAAGGCTGAAAGAGCAGAACGTAATGCTCCGGCGCGGCATCGCCGACCTTCTGAAAAAAATCGGTTCTTCCGCCGCGCTCGATAAGCTCACCCCGTACCTGCAAGAGAACGACAAGGAATTGAAAGGGATTGTGATCGGACTTATTGCGGAACTGGGGGGGGCGCAAGCGGCGGGTTATTTGATGCCGCTGATGAGTTCGCCTGATTGGTGGCTCCGCAAGAAGGCGGTGGAGGCCATTTGCAAGGTAAAGGATTCCGCCAGTATCGGCCCGTTGGTCGATCTGCTGAAGGCGGAACGGGATCCGAAGATAAAGATGACCGTTATCCAGACGCTGGGGCAAATAGGGAACGCCGTCGCCGCGCGCGCCATCCTCTCCAGCATCGGCGATAACGACCTCGTCGTCCGCCAGATGGTGGTGGAGGCGCTGGAGAATATCGCCGATGAATCGCTGGTGCCGGAGATCATCAATTCCATGCGCGAGGCGGATGTGAACGTGCGCCGCGCGGGAGTGGAAATTCTGAGCAAGCTCAAGAGCGTCGATTCCGCCGAGACGCTCATACGGTGCATACAGGACTCCGACTGGTGGGTGCGCGAGATCGCCATCGACGCGTTGGCGCTGGTGAATAAGCCGGAGGTGGGAAGCCGGGTGCGGGAGCTGTTCGCCAGCCCCGACGAAAACGTCCGCCGCGCCGCGGTGGAATATTTCAACCGCCTGCCGGATCCCGCCACCTTCGACGCGCTGGCGGCGGTGTTGAAAGACCCGGACTGGTGGGTGCGCGAAAAGGCGGTTTCCGCCCTGGGCAAACTGCGGGACGAACGGGCCATCGACCTGGTGATGGAACTGCGGAACGACTACGACGTTCGCTGGGTGGTGCCGCAGGCGCTGGGGGATATCGGCGGCGCGCTGGCGGTGGAGCACCTGTGCGATTTCATGGACGATCCGGAGCGCAACGTCCGGATGGAGGCGCTCAAATCGCTGGGGAAAATAAAGGACAAGAATACCCTCGGCGTCATCAAGGCATCCGTGAAAGACAGCGACGGCGACATCCGCGACCTGGCCCTTCAAATCATAAAGGACATGACCGGCCATGCCGTGAAGGCGAACCAGATCATTGCCGAGCAAACGCGTGAAAAATGGTCCGGCGGCAGCACCATTTTCACCAGCCCGTTTATGGATGGGGCGCGCGTGCGGGTGGAGGCGATCCTTGTGCTGGATCTCGCCAACAGCACCGATATCGGCGCGAAATACGGCGATGAATTCGCTTTCCGGCTGACGAACCGTTTGGTGGAGGAAACGAAGCCGCTTTCCACCAAGCACCGCGCCCGCTTCACCAAGAGCACCGGCGACGGTTACCTTATGGCCTTCAACGAAATCGCCCACGCGGTTAATTTTGCGCGGGATATCCTCGATACCCTGAAGAAAAGCAACGCCGCCCATCCCCCCCAGGAGCGGATCGACGTGCGCATCGCCATCAACGTGGGGGAAACCCGCATCGACGACAAGGGAGACCGGCTGGGAACCGCCGTGAACATGACCTTCCGCGTGGAAGGGGTCAAGCCGAAGGATCTGATACCGGACGAGGGGGGCATGAAACCGGAAGAGATGCCGTTGCTGAACCGCATCTTGGTGACGGAGCCGGTGAAACAGGACTTGGAAAAAAACGGGCTGGCGAAAACGCGGCTCATCGGTTTTTTCGAACTCAAGGGGATACCGGGCAGGCACCGGATTTATCAGGTTACCGCCGACTGA
- a CDS encoding cytochrome-c peroxidase, with product MVGLWYKNFAAAAIAAGMALSMTAYAADGNFGGIVELGRSLYFDPRLSADDTVSCSSCHSPEHAFTDNKTVSTGIRGQAGGRNSPTVINRLYGKSQFWDGRASSLEEQAKGPIVNPVEMGMKDHATLVAKLKGIEGYAEWFKKVFGGELNIDDLVKAIAAFERTVVSDDSNYDRYLSGEQNALNASERRGFDVFKGKGRCMICHGGNNFTDELFHNLGVGMDKPTPDLGRYSQTKAERDRGAFKTPTLRDIASTGPYMHDGSEKTLEDVVEFYNRGGVPNSNLDSLMKRLGLNQGEKEDLVAFMKSLSGARWRGITAPAGFPR from the coding sequence ATGGTTGGCTTGTGGTACAAGAATTTCGCGGCCGCGGCCATTGCGGCCGGGATGGCCCTCTCAATGACCGCGTATGCGGCCGATGGGAACTTCGGCGGAATCGTGGAGCTTGGCCGCTCTCTCTATTTCGACCCCCGGCTTTCGGCGGACGATACGGTTTCCTGTTCATCATGCCATTCGCCCGAGCATGCCTTTACCGACAACAAAACGGTCTCCACCGGCATTCGCGGACAGGCCGGCGGCCGGAACTCCCCAACGGTGATCAACAGGTTGTATGGCAAATCGCAGTTTTGGGATGGCCGCGCCTCCTCGCTTGAAGAGCAGGCCAAGGGGCCGATTGTGAACCCGGTGGAAATGGGGATGAAAGATCATGCCACTCTCGTGGCGAAGCTGAAGGGCATTGAAGGATACGCCGAATGGTTCAAAAAGGTTTTTGGCGGGGAACTGAATATCGACGATTTGGTCAAAGCCATCGCCGCGTTCGAGCGAACCGTTGTTTCGGACGACTCGAATTATGACCGTTACCTTTCCGGCGAGCAAAACGCGCTAAATGCTTCTGAACGGCGCGGTTTTGATGTATTCAAAGGCAAGGGGCGGTGCATGATCTGCCACGGTGGCAACAATTTCACGGACGAGTTGTTCCATAACCTGGGGGTGGGGATGGATAAGCCAACTCCCGACCTTGGCAGGTATTCGCAAACCAAAGCGGAGCGGGACAGGGGCGCATTCAAAACCCCCACGCTGCGGGATATCGCTTCAACCGGCCCTTACATGCACGACGGCAGCGAAAAGACGCTTGAAGATGTCGTGGAATTCTATAACAGGGGGGGAGTGCCGAATTCCAACCTTGACAGCCTCATGAAAAGGCTGGGTTTGAACCAAGGGGAAAAGGAAGACCTGGTGGCGTTCATGAAATCCCTCAGCGGCGCGCGGTGGCGGGGGATCACCGCTCCCGCCGGGTTTCCGAGGTGA
- a CDS encoding LysR family transcriptional regulator, which yields MLDFRYSVFLSVARHLSFSKAAKELSLTQPAVSFQIRHLEEQFKARLFVRYPNRIELTPVGELLYKELAHIHQESRRVMEKVMQKLGQSWGTLVIGASTTIGNFFLPPVVAKFKRSHANVVIKLLVDNTDQVLTYLADGIIDFAIVEGPVKSKHWATEEAFVDELVVIAPKDYAHEHRGVISKKQVGEEPFVSREAGSGTRAVIDGLKVAGKPLIPARNIILEMGSSTAIKKTVEGGLGLSLISRMTLDHELALGTLKVLRVEGYPIYRPISFVFPRGMEAAQPVREMLNLCRDAGKKITAQVQPHGRK from the coding sequence ATGCTTGATTTCCGCTATAGCGTGTTTCTGTCGGTCGCCCGCCATTTGAGTTTTTCAAAGGCGGCCAAGGAACTTTCGCTCACGCAACCGGCGGTCAGCTTTCAGATACGCCACCTCGAAGAGCAGTTCAAGGCGCGCCTTTTCGTCCGCTATCCCAACCGGATCGAGCTGACCCCCGTCGGCGAGCTTCTCTATAAAGAACTTGCCCACATCCATCAGGAAAGCCGGCGGGTGATGGAGAAGGTGATGCAGAAGCTGGGCCAGTCGTGGGGAACCCTCGTCATCGGCGCGTCAACCACCATCGGCAATTTCTTTCTGCCGCCGGTGGTGGCGAAATTCAAGCGTAGTCACGCTAACGTTGTGATTAAGTTGCTGGTGGATAACACCGATCAGGTGTTGACCTACCTTGCCGACGGCATTATTGATTTCGCCATCGTGGAAGGGCCGGTGAAATCGAAACATTGGGCCACCGAAGAGGCGTTCGTCGATGAACTGGTGGTCATCGCCCCGAAGGACTACGCGCACGAGCATCGCGGCGTGATAAGCAAAAAACAGGTCGGGGAGGAACCGTTTGTCTCGCGCGAGGCGGGCAGCGGCACACGCGCCGTCATCGACGGCCTCAAGGTGGCGGGAAAGCCGCTCATTCCGGCGCGGAACATCATCCTCGAGATGGGAAGCAGCACCGCCATCAAAAAGACGGTGGAAGGGGGGCTGGGGCTATCGCTGATTTCGCGCATGACGCTGGATCACGAGTTGGCGCTGGGGACGCTGAAGGTGTTACGGGTGGAAGGGTATCCGATCTACCGCCCGATTTCGTTCGTATTCCCCCGCGGCATGGAGGCCGCACAACCTGTGAGGGAGATGTTGAATCTCTGCCGCGACGCCGGAAAGAAAATCACGGCTCAAGTTCAGCCGCACGGCAGGAAATAG
- a CDS encoding PAS domain S-box protein, producing MADITGNLRCLFRRLFFRIGADIFLIIIIPAALILVALAYNLRENVRDVTLSKIEERLKNKADTALGNLDFIEKDLSLVAKHLEEHFSGLGSGVKGVANGVPPPEWYKAAKYKNFMDDLETMLLMNNGFLKVRVINNSGREIVRFDRIKSDIREIPFGELEDKSGRDYFKNAMAYPAGKVYLHPITLDVERGKILVPHRPVIRLCRKIVLNGGETLGILVLTVNPDAVFGPENQGEGSGTMFIDEAGNYLRHRDPSLLLGGEHGRKANLFEELPQLKINLGKKDTMVIFDGGRGEYRVWRKVFYREDDKSHFWVFVERYPEFSIISGYTGILVKSAIILVLVIFAGFSLVVAVIYRSLRPMQDVTAAIRKLEAGDMTARAPADAKNEIGEIAGAFNSMSDRLNRTALELQRSMALTKSISDIAPTAHIIADSGGAIISVNPAAEQMFGYAAGEMIGISVKALTPSFKEDEYFKYIQDYINFKKTGLPEKRNTVRTPKEVVAVKKNGEFFYNSLFIKEVPLAGEDVFVGIMEDVTERREAKIALMETARNSDAIMNASDETLALIGEEGDIIALNEAGAKRLNATRADLVGKSIFQILPLELAMSRMEYFAQAARTGKPVKYEDERNGMFFSNSIYPVIDKNAQVTRFALFAADITERKQWERALAEREAKLRDSYLKYSAIIDHVSSVIYTLSVAGELTFISKEAEMIMGACVNECLKKHSLWENLVMKEDMGKYLEFRGGILASNETKKLQYRIKCGDGSNVWLEDKCSPIHDHDGRVVYYQGIVDDITELKNLEQMRDNFFHAVVHDLKSPITGIKLELDMLAGQITSFSAECSTKEPCQKTFNSYEASLKQKIADIGEGIDQLHLMIQSLLKLGEIEEEKLELYYEPFAVNDLLGELERDFRGRAAAKGVKIELRNAFPGTVIADLKLLKRVLQNLVDNAVKYSFANTTITIEANCAKKGGSCENIVISVANTGQPLTENKINALFQKFKTHGHAESGSGIGLFFCHKTMNLLGGGIYVDQDATAITFHIFFPNG from the coding sequence GACCTCTCGTTAGTAGCGAAACATCTGGAGGAACATTTTTCCGGTTTGGGCAGCGGGGTAAAAGGCGTCGCCAACGGCGTTCCGCCGCCGGAGTGGTACAAGGCCGCCAAGTACAAGAACTTCATGGACGACCTTGAAACCATGCTTCTCATGAACAACGGGTTCCTGAAGGTGCGCGTCATAAACAATTCGGGGCGCGAAATCGTCAGGTTCGACAGGATCAAATCCGACATAAGGGAAATACCGTTCGGGGAACTGGAGGACAAATCCGGCCGCGATTATTTTAAAAACGCCATGGCTTATCCCGCCGGGAAGGTCTATCTCCATCCCATTACACTGGATGTGGAACGCGGTAAAATCCTCGTGCCCCATAGGCCTGTGATCAGGCTATGCCGGAAGATAGTACTGAACGGTGGAGAGACGCTTGGCATTCTCGTGCTGACGGTTAATCCGGATGCCGTATTCGGCCCCGAGAACCAAGGCGAAGGATCGGGAACCATGTTTATCGACGAGGCCGGAAATTACCTGCGCCACCGCGACCCAAGTCTGCTGCTTGGCGGGGAACATGGCCGAAAAGCCAACCTCTTCGAGGAACTCCCGCAATTGAAAATCAACCTCGGCAAAAAAGATACCATGGTGATTTTCGATGGCGGGAGGGGGGAGTACCGGGTATGGAGGAAGGTGTTTTACCGGGAAGATGACAAGTCGCATTTCTGGGTTTTCGTGGAACGGTATCCCGAGTTCTCCATCATAAGCGGGTATACGGGTATCCTGGTTAAAAGCGCCATAATTCTTGTTTTGGTCATTTTCGCGGGATTTTCCCTGGTTGTGGCGGTCATATACAGGTCTTTGCGGCCCATGCAGGATGTTACGGCGGCTATAAGGAAACTGGAGGCGGGGGATATGACGGCCCGTGCGCCCGCCGACGCGAAAAACGAGATAGGTGAAATCGCCGGCGCGTTCAACTCCATGTCGGACAGGTTGAACCGGACGGCTCTTGAACTTCAAAGGTCTATGGCCCTGACGAAATCCATTTCCGACATCGCCCCCACAGCCCACATAATCGCCGACAGCGGGGGAGCGATCATTTCCGTCAATCCGGCGGCGGAACAGATGTTCGGGTATGCGGCGGGGGAGATGATCGGGATAAGCGTGAAGGCGCTTACTCCTTCCTTCAAGGAAGATGAGTATTTCAAATACATTCAGGATTACATCAATTTCAAGAAAACCGGCTTGCCTGAAAAAAGGAATACGGTAAGAACTCCCAAGGAAGTGGTTGCCGTAAAGAAAAACGGAGAATTTTTCTATAATTCCCTCTTCATCAAGGAAGTTCCGCTGGCGGGTGAAGATGTGTTTGTGGGGATAATGGAGGATGTAACGGAACGCAGGGAAGCCAAAATCGCGTTGATGGAAACAGCAAGAAACAGCGATGCCATTATGAATGCGTCAGACGAAACGCTTGCGTTAATAGGTGAGGAGGGGGATATTATCGCCCTCAACGAGGCCGGGGCGAAACGGCTTAACGCAACCCGCGCCGACCTTGTTGGGAAGTCGATATTCCAGATTCTTCCGCTGGAACTGGCCATGAGCAGGATGGAGTATTTTGCACAGGCGGCGCGCACCGGCAAACCCGTTAAATATGAGGATGAGCGCAATGGCATGTTTTTCTCAAATTCCATTTATCCCGTTATTGATAAAAACGCGCAGGTGACAAGGTTTGCCTTATTTGCCGCCGACATTACCGAACGCAAGCAGTGGGAACGTGCGCTGGCGGAAAGGGAAGCAAAACTGCGGGACTCGTATCTGAAATACAGCGCAATAATAGATCACGTTTCCAGCGTCATTTACACGCTCTCCGTCGCAGGCGAACTGACATTCATCAGCAAAGAGGCCGAAATGATTATGGGAGCCTGTGTAAATGAATGCCTGAAAAAACACTCTCTGTGGGAAAACCTTGTCATGAAGGAGGACATGGGGAAATATTTGGAGTTCAGGGGCGGCATTTTGGCTTCAAACGAAACCAAGAAGCTCCAATACAGGATTAAATGCGGGGACGGCTCAAATGTATGGCTGGAGGACAAATGCTCCCCCATACATGACCATGATGGGAGGGTGGTCTACTACCAAGGGATAGTGGACGACATAACGGAACTTAAAAATCTTGAGCAGATGAGGGATAATTTCTTCCATGCCGTGGTGCATGATCTCAAAAGCCCGATCACCGGCATCAAATTGGAACTGGATATGCTTGCAGGCCAAATCACCTCATTTTCGGCGGAGTGCTCCACCAAGGAACCGTGTCAAAAAACTTTTAACAGTTATGAAGCCTCGTTGAAACAAAAAATCGCCGATATAGGCGAGGGGATTGACCAGCTTCACCTAATGATACAAAGCCTGCTTAAACTGGGGGAGATCGAAGAGGAAAAACTGGAATTGTATTACGAACCCTTCGCGGTGAATGACCTTTTAGGGGAATTGGAGCGGGATTTCCGGGGACGGGCCGCCGCCAAGGGGGTGAAAATTGAATTACGGAATGCGTTCCCCGGCACGGTTATCGCCGATCTCAAGTTGCTCAAAAGAGTTCTGCAAAACCTTGTCGATAACGCCGTAAAGTACTCCTTCGCCAATACAACAATAACCATCGAGGCGAATTGCGCGAAGAAAGGGGGAAGCTGCGAGAATATCGTCATATCGGTTGCAAATACCGGGCAACCTTTGACGGAGAATAAGATAAACGCCCTTTTCCAGAAATTCAAAACGCACGGCCATGCGGAGTCGGGAAGCGGCATCGGCCTCTTCTTCTGCCATAAGACCATGAACCTGTTGGGTGGCGGAATATACGTGGATCAGGATGCCACCGCCATAACCTTCCACATATTTTTCCCGAATGGTTGA